In Candidatus Paracaedibacteraceae bacterium, the genomic stretch AACACCTGAAACTCGAACAACATTTTTGATTATGCAGGATAAGCTGTATCGGTTCATTATGCAGCCATCTATGATTTTTTCCTTGACAACTGGCGTAATACTTGCCAGTATCTTAGATACGTGGTCTACACCATGGCTTCACATTAAACTACTTTCTATCCTTCTATTGTTGGTTTTTCATTTCTCCTTAAGAAAATGGCATTTTGAATTCGAACGCGGTGAGACTAAGCGAACCGAACGTTTTTATCGAATGGTCAACGAAGTTCCAACACTGTTATTAATTGTGATTGTCATCAGTGTGATCGTTAAACCGTTTAGTTAATCCCATATACAGGACCGTTATATGCATCTTCAAGAATTGAAACGTCAATCACCCGCAGATTTATTGGCTAAGGCCGAAGAATTAGAAATCGAAAATGCCAGCTCTATGCGCAAGCAAGACCTGGTTTTTGCCATCTTAAAAAAGCTAGCTGAAAAAGATGTTGCTATTTTCGGGGACGGTGTCGTTGAAATTTTGCAGGATGGTTTTGGCTTTTTGCGCTCTCCTGAAGCAAACTATTTGCCTGGTCCTGATGATATTTATGTCTCGCCAAGCCAAGTTCGTCGTTATGGCCTGCGTACAGGAGATACCATCGAAGGTCAAATTCGCGCTCCTAAGGAAGGGGAACGTTATTTCGCTTTGCACAAAGTCAATAAAGTGAACTTTGATGAGCCGGAAAACCTAAAATATCGCATCAACTTTGATAACTTGACCCCGCTGTATCCCGATGAACGGCTTCGTCTTGAAGTTGAAGTTCCAACAAAATCTGGAAACAACAATGATTTATCCCAACGGGTGATTGATTTAGTTGCTCCCCTTGGAAAAGGTCAGCGTGCTCTTGTTGTTGCCCCGCCTCGTACTGGTAAGACTGTGATGTTGCAGAATATTGCGCATGCTATTACATCGAATCACCCAGAAGTATACTTGATTGTTCTGTTGATTGATGAACGTCCAGAAGAAGTCACGGACATGGCGCGGTCTGTTAAAGGCGAAGTTGTGTCTTCAACTTTTGATGAACCAGCGGCACGCCACGTACAGGTTGCTGAGATGGTTATTGAAAAGGCAAAACGTCTGGTGGAACAAAAACGCGATGTTGTAATTTTGCTCGACTCGATTACACGTCTTGCGCGGGCCTACAACACGGTTGTTCCGTCTTCGGGTAAGGTTCTGACCGGCGGTGTCGATGCAAACGCTCTACAGCGTCCTAAACGCTTTTTTGGTGCTGCTCGTAACATTGAGGAGGGTGGATCTTTGACCATTATCGCAACAGCTTTGATTGAAACCGGTTCCCGTATGGATGAAGTTATTTTCGAGGAATTCAAGGGTACGGGTAATGCTGAAATCGTTATGGACCGTAAACTTTCTGACAAACGCGTCTTCCCGGCAATTGATATTAACAAGTCCGGTACCCGTAAAGAAGAATTGTTGGTCACAGAAAAAGCCGAGCTAACTAAAATGTGGGTCTTGCGCCGTATTTTGAACCCAATGGGGACAATTGAAGCTATGGAATTCCTAGTCGATAAACTTAAATATAGCAAAACCAATCAGGATTTTTTCCAGTCCATGAATTCGTAAATAAAAAGCCCCGTAATCGGGGCTTTACCTTATAAGAATCACCTCCTACAACGAAAAAAGTGATTCTTATAGTTATTCCATTTGACCTTATTGAGCTTGGAAATTCGTCACATCGTTGCTTTTTGTTCCTGCTTCCAAACTCAAATGAAACAACTATATAATAATACTATTGGCGAGACACCCAATCTTTTTGAACACGATGGTGAGCTGCTTCTTTGACGTGACCATAACCGCGGATCTGTTGTGGAAGGGCCATAAACGTGCAAATCTCATCAAGATTATCAGGTGTGACTGTTGGTAAGATTGACTCAATAGCAGCAAGATAATCTTTGACCCATTGACGCTCCATTTTACGTTCAGCTGTATAACCAAAAATGTCCAATGCTGTTCCTCGTAAAAATTTCAAGCGAGCCAAGATTTTAAAGACAGGCATAATCCAGCCCCCAAACGTCATTTTCTGAAGTTCACCTTTTTCATTACGGCGAGCCAGGAGCGGTGGAGCTAAATGGAATTTTAGTTTCACGGGGCCATCAAATTGCTGAGCTAGGCGACGTTGAAAATCTCCGTTTGTATAAAGACGCGCAACTTCATACTCATCTTTGTAGGCCATGAGTCGATAGAGAGTTTGGGCAATAACGCGGGTTAATTTTTCTGTTCCCAAATCAATTTCACGCGCTCTGACTTTTTCTAGAGCTGTGTGATAGGTGTCGGCATAGGATCGGTTTTGATAGTCCTCTAGGAATCGTGTTCGGCGCTCAATAAGTTCCCCTAAGGATTCACTCAGGCGGTGATCCGGATCAACTGGTTTATCTTTGTGAGCAAAACCTTGAACGCTCAGTATATCCACGGCAGCCAAGCGCCCCCAGTTAAAAGCTAAAATATTATCCGCAACCGAGACACCATTTAAACGAATTGCTTCAATGATGGACTCGGATGATAATGGAATGAGTCCTTTTTGTGTCGCATAACCAACCATGAATAAGTTTGTCATGATCGAATCACCCATCAGGTTTGTGGCGAGATCCTGAGCTTCGATAAACTCAACATTTGCACCGCCTGCAACTGATTTAATGTCATTTTCCATCGCTGTTTCAGGGAAGACATAATCAGGGTTTTTGGTAAAATGACCGGTGATCGTTTGGTGTGAATTCACTAATACTTTGGTTTTTCCGTGGGTGATTTTATCCAGTCCCTCTTGACCTGCCGTGACAACAATATCAAAACCTAAGAGTAAATCAGCCCCGCGACTGGCAACACGGGTGGCGTGGATTTTGTCCGGAGATTTTGCGATTTTTAAGTGGCTGACAACGGCTCCGCCTTTTTGGGCAAGACCAGCCATATCAACAATCGAGCAGCCTTTTC encodes the following:
- the rho gene encoding transcription termination factor Rho — protein: MHLQELKRQSPADLLAKAEELEIENASSMRKQDLVFAILKKLAEKDVAIFGDGVVEILQDGFGFLRSPEANYLPGPDDIYVSPSQVRRYGLRTGDTIEGQIRAPKEGERYFALHKVNKVNFDEPENLKYRINFDNLTPLYPDERLRLEVEVPTKSGNNNDLSQRVIDLVAPLGKGQRALVVAPPRTGKTVMLQNIAHAITSNHPEVYLIVLLIDERPEEVTDMARSVKGEVVSSTFDEPAARHVQVAEMVIEKAKRLVEQKRDVVILLDSITRLARAYNTVVPSSGKVLTGGVDANALQRPKRFFGAARNIEEGGSLTIIATALIETGSRMDEVIFEEFKGTGNAEIVMDRKLSDKRVFPAIDINKSGTRKEELLVTEKAELTKMWVLRRILNPMGTIEAMEFLVDKLKYSKTNQDFFQSMNS
- the hemJ gene encoding protoporphyrinogen oxidase HemJ, with protein sequence MLDALIPYYLWLKSFHVVSVIAWMAGLFYLPRLFVYHSQPQTTPETRTTFLIMQDKLYRFIMQPSMIFSLTTGVILASILDTWSTPWLHIKLLSILLLLVFHFSLRKWHFEFERGETKRTERFYRMVNEVPTLLLIVIVISVIVKPFS